The genomic region TCTGGTCTCGTATTGCAAGGCTTGCTGATAACACGAAGATATCCTATGATTGCTTCTTATGGTTCACAACCGTAGATTGGATCCCATGATATAAGGCGATCAGGGCCACC from Kluyveromyces lactis strain NRRL Y-1140 chromosome D complete sequence harbors:
- the OST4 gene encoding olichyl-diphosphooligosaccharide--protein glycotransferase OST4 (highly similar to uniprot|Q99380 Saccharomyces cerevisiae YDL232W OST4 Subunit of the oligosaccharyltransferase complex of the ER lumen, which catalyzes asparagine-linked glycosylation of newly synthesized proteins; type I membrane protein of 36 residues that binds Stt3p and Ost3p together in a subcomplex) — encoded protein: MISDAQLNTLVLSFGVVMVALIALYHGIQSTVVNHKKQS